A window of Accipiter gentilis chromosome 24, bAccGen1.1, whole genome shotgun sequence contains these coding sequences:
- the LOC126050185 gene encoding transforming growth factor beta activator LRRC32-like, whose protein sequence is MLLFEHRMAERGCLLLWLLPSVLRAQSSGETRSRSMPCQQSPTKVSCKGAGLRKFPKELSQGVKYLELSNNFIQNLSGTYMPGFGQLEYLDVCFNQLEAVSDTTLAQLPQLRFLLLGSNHLDRNYLANGRAFHLLRNIEVLDLSANNLESHMAGWYISNLTRLRMLDLSGNKMTSLLMDIFQSAPRLRELDLSNNYIMEIEKGAFEALEELEVVNLALNSLHCISGFSLTQLRVLNLSHNALELFVSEEAAEPYLLQVLDLSHNRLLYFPELPKAHYLTHLNLSNNLIASLLPGSRHPGEFVLHYKEMARFNRTLRTAAGLTHVADLDLSNNRLQLFPFTFFHSLGSLHSLSLAMNCLQDVAGESLADGTEPSDRSPAPPERANLSVRSLDLHGNAIHVLPRWFFDSLPQLETIDLGSNNLQPCESQGSDRGGNLGGGTCTPFYNVPRLKHLRLCNNNITRLQPYAFNRTSLLSLDLSGNKDLFVPKEALGGLEFSLQKLSLRGNQMDNSKTELPCLDTLKVLDLSGNNLSLLPAGLLCSPLESLDVRNNNLLMLEKLALVSWSHSLKDVSVAGNPFSCCSLAWLDVLQAAGVGVRDVDEALCTYWDESRNFSAKITSSPWWLCPQPKGTGSLALLVVVMSLFFLSSGVCCLLKKGQKSPERVGLQSNRVGVLPHHPKREEPAEAKPADSITKV, encoded by the exons ATGCTCTTGTTTGAACATCGGATGGCTGAAAGAGGATGCTTGCTGCTCTGGCTGCTCCCGTCTGTTCTCAGAGCCCAATCTAGTGGGGAGACGAGGTCCAGGTCCATGCCGTGCCAGCAG AGCCCCACGAAGGTGTCTTGCAAAGGAGCTGGCCTGCGCAAGTTTCCAAAGGAGCTCAGCCAAGGAGTTAAGTACCTCGAGCTCTCCAACAACTTCATCCAAAACCTGTCAGGCACCTACATGCCAGGGTTTGGGCAGCTTGAGTACCTGGATGTGTGCTTCAACCAGCTGGAAGCCGTGTCAGACACGACCCTggctcagctgccccagctgcgcTTTCTCCTCCTGGGATCAAACCACCTGGACCGCAATTACCTCGCTAATGGGCGAGCCTTTCATCTGCTCAGGAATATAGAGGTCCTGGACCTGTCAGCAAATAATCTGGAGAGCCACATGGCAGGCTGGTACATCAGCAACCTCACCAGGCTGAGGATGCTGGATCTCTCCGGGAACAAGATGACCAGCCTGCTGATGGATATCTTCCAGAGCGCGCCACGGCTGCGCGAGCTCGACCTCAGCAACAACTACATCATGGAAATCGAGAAGGGAGCTTTTGAGGCTCTGGAAGAGCTGGAGGTGGTGAACTTGGCTTTGAATTCCCTCCACTGCATCTCTGGCTTCAGCCTCACGCAGCTGCGAGTTTTAAATCTCAGCCACAACGCCCTGGAGCTCTTCGTCTCGGAGGAGGCAGCGGAGCCCTACCTGCTTCAAGTGCTCGACTTGAGCCATAACAGactcctttattttccagagctCCCCAAAGCCCATTATCTCACACACTTAAACCTCTCCAACAACCTTATTGCTTCCCTGCTCCCAGGCTCACGCCATCCGGGGGAGTTTGTACTGCACTACAAGGAGATGGCGAGGTTTAATAGGACTTTGCGTACCGCGGCCGGTCTGACACATGTAGCTGACTTGGATCTCAGCAATAACCGGCTGCAGCTGTTCCCATTTACCTTCTTCCACAGCCTGGGCTCTCTGCACAGCCTCAGCCTGGCTATGAACTGTCTCCAGGACGTAGCTGGGGAGTCGCTCGCCGACGGCACGGAGCCCAGCGACCGCTCTCCTGCGCCGCCGGAGCGTGCCAACCTCTCCGTGCGCTCGCTGGACCTCCATGGCAATGCCATCCACGTGCTGCCACGCTGGTTTTTCGATTCTCTGCCTCAGCTGGAAACGATCGATCTGGGCTCCAACAACCTCCAGCCCTGCGAGAGCCAGGGGAGCGATCGGGGAGGGAATTTGGGAGGAGGCACCTGCACCCCCTTCTACAACGTGCCTCGCTTGAAGCATCTGAGGCTTTGCAATAACAACATCACCAGGCTGCAGCCCTACGCCTTCAACCGGACCTCGCTGCTCTCCCTAGACCTGTCGGGGAACAAGGACTTGTTCGTGCCTAAGGAAGCCCTGGGGGGGTTGGAGTTCTCCCTGCAGAAACTCTCTCTGAGGGGCAACCAGATGGACAACAGCAAGACAGAGCTCCCCTGCCTGGACACGCTCAAAGTCTTGGACCTCTCGGGCAATAATTTGAGCCTTTTGCCCGCAGGTCTTCTCTGCTCCCCGCTGGAAAGCCTGGACGTTCGCAATAACAACCTGCTGATGTTGGAAAAGCTGGCGCTCGTGAGCTGGTCCCACAGCCTGAAGGACGTGTCCGTCGCTGGAAACCCCTTCAGCTGTTGCTCGCTGGCCTGGCTGGACGTGCTGCAGGCAGCCGGCGTGGGCGTGCGGGACGTGGACGAAGCCCTCTGCACCTACTGGGATGAGAGCAGGAACTTCTCAGCCAAAATAACCAGCAGTCCTTGGTGGCTTTGTCCACAACCCAAGGGCACCGGCTCGCTGGCTCTGCTCGTGGTCGTGATGagccttttctttctcagctccGGGGTTTGCTGCCTTCTGAAGAAAGGACAGAAGTCGCCGGAGCGTGTGGGACTCCAGAGCAACAGGGTGGGGGTCTTGCCCCACCACCCCAAAAGGGAGGAGCCAGCCGAGGCAAAGCC